The Myxococcus fulvus sequence CAAGGACGCGTGGAAGGTGGACGCTCCCGGGTTCCCGGCGAAGCAGGTGTCCATCGACGTCTCCGAGGGGACGTGGATGAACGTGGACGTGAGCCCCAGCGGGGACGAGCTCGTCTTCGATTTGCTGGGGGACATCTACGTGCTGCCGCTGGCGGGCGGCGAGGCGCGTGCGCTGACCTCGGGCGTGTCCTGGGACATGCAGCCGCGCTTCAGCCCGGATGGGAGGTCCATCGCCTTCACGAGTGACCGGGGCGGGGGCGACAACATCTGGGTGATGAAGCGGGATGGCTCGGACGCGAAGGCGGTGACGCAGGAGAAGTTCCGCCTGCTCAACAGCCCCGCGTGGAGCCCGGATGGACAGTTCATCGTCGCGCGCAAGCACTTCACCGCGCGCCGCTCGCTGGGCGCGGGCGAGGTGTGGATGTATCACCGCTCCGGCGGCGAGGGCGTGCAGCTCACCGAGCGCGCCAACGAGCAGAAGGATTTGGGCGAGCCGGCGTTCTCCCCGGATGGGCGCTACGTCTACTTCAGCCAGGACGTCACGCCGGGCCGGACGTTCGAATACAACAAGGACCCCAACGGCGAGATTTATGCCATCCAGCGGTTGGATGTGGAGACGAAGGAGATCGACCCCTTCGTCACGGGGCCGGGAGGCTCCATCCGTCCGACGCCTTCTCGCGACGGCAAGCAGCTGGCGTTCATCCGTCGGGTGCGGACGAAGACGGTGCTCTATGTGACGGACGTGGCGTCGGGGGCGGAGCGCCCGCTGTACGACGGGCTCGACCGCGACATGCAGGAGACGTGGGCCATCCACGGCGTGTACCCGACGCTGGCGTGGACGCGCGACGACAAGGCGATTGTCTTCTGGGCGGGCGGCAAGCTGCAGCGCATCGACGTGGCGACGAAGCAGGTGACGCCCATCCCGTTCCGGGTGAAGGGCACGCGCACGATTTTCGAGGCGGTGCGCTCGCCGCGGGCGGTGGCGCCGGAGCGCTTCAACACGAAGATGCTGCGCTGGGTGCAGGTGTCTCCGAAGGGAGACCGGGTGGTGTTCCAGACGCTGGGCAAGCTCTACGTGAAGGAGCTGCCGGGTGGCACGCCGAAGCGGCTGACGAAGCAGGAGGACCACCTGGAGTTCTACCCGTCGTTCTCGAGGGACGGGCGCTCCATCGTCTACACGACGTGGGACGACGAGAAGCTGGGCGCCATCCGCGTGGTGTCGGCCACGGGCGGTGAGGGCAAGGTGGTGTCGACGCGGCCGGGCTACTACGTGGAGCCGGCGCTGAGCCCGGATGGCAAGTCGCTGGTGTATCGCGCGTCGGGGGATGGCTACCTGATGCCGGGGCAGTGGAGCCGGGAGACGGGCCTGTTCGTGCAGCCGGTGGCGGGAGGCACGCCGCGCAGGCTGGCGCGGGATGGAGAGCAGCCGCACTTCGGTGTGCGCTCGGACCGCGTGTACTTCCTGCATGTGGAGTCGAAGGAGAAGGAGGACGTGCGCTCGTTGAAGAGCGTGGGTCTGGACGGGAGCCAGGAGCGCACGCACGTGACGAGCGCGGAGGCGACGGAGCTGAAGGTGTCTCCGGACGAGCGGTGGGTGGCGTTCCGGGAGAACTTCAACGCGTTCATCACGCCGTTCCCCAAGGGGGCGAAGGCGGCGGTGGTGGGGCCGGACGCGAAGGCGTTGCCGGTGGCGAAGGTGAGCCGGGACGCGGGCGAGTACCTGCACTGGGCGGGCAACAGCCAGGGGCTGCACTGGGCGCTGGGGCCGGAGCTGTTCACGCGGGAGCTGAAGCAGGCGTTCACCTTCGTGGACGGCGCGCCGGAGAAGCTGCCGCCGGTGCCGGAGAAGGGCGTGGACCTGTCGTTCCTGGTGAAGGCGGATGTGCCGGAGGGGACGCTGGCGCTGGTGGGTGGGCGCGTCATCACGATGAAGGGTGACGAGGTGCTCGAGCAGGGCGTGGTGGTGGTGAAGGGCAACCGCATCGTCGCGGTGGGGCCGGTGGGGAAGGTGCAGGTGCCGGCGGGGGCCAAGGTGGTCGACGTGAAGGGCAAGACGTTGATGCCGGGCCTGGTGGACGTGCACTGGCATGGGGCCATGGGGGTGGATGGGCTGATGCCGGAGCAGAGCTGGGTGCAGGCGGCGTCGCTGGCGTACGGGGTGACGACGTTGCATGACCCGTCGAACTCGTCGGAGGAGGTGTTCGCGGCGAGTGAGCTGGGGAGGGCGGGGGCGTTGGTGTCGCCGCGCATCTTCTCGACGGGGACGATTCTGTATGGCGCGGCGGGGGTGGGGTATCGGGCGCCGATTGAAACGCTGGACGATGCGCGCTCGCACCTGCGGCGGATGAAGGCGATGGGGGCCTTCAGCGTGAAGAGCTACAACCAGCCGAGGCGGGACCAGCGACAGAAGGTGCTCCAGGCGGCGCGGGAGCTGGAGATGCTGGTGGTGCCCGAGGGTGGCTCGTTGCTGCAGCACAACCTGACGATGGTGGTGGATGGGCACACGGGCGTGGAGCACGCGATTCCGGTGGCGCGCATCTACGCGGACGTGAAGCAGCTGTGGGGGAAGAGCGGGACGGGCTACACGCCGACGTTGGGTGTGGCGTATGGCGGCAACTGGGGTGAGAACTACTGGTACCAGAAGACGAATGTCTGGGAGGACCCGAGGCTGTTGTCCTTCGTGCCGCGGCGGGTGGTGGATTCACGCAGCCGTCGGCGGATGATGGTGCCGGACGACGAGATGAATCATTTCGACGCGGCGCGGACGGCGCGGGAGCTGAATGAGGCGGGAGTGAACGTGCAGCTCGGCGCGCATGGACAGCGCGAGGGGTTGGCGGCGCACTGGGAGCTGTCGATGTTCGGGCAGGGCGGGATGAAGCCGTTGCAGGCGCTGCGCGCGGGGACGCTCGGTGGGGCGCGCTATCTGGGCATGGATGGGGAGATTGGCTCGCTGGAGGAGGGGAAGCTGGCGGACCTCATCGTGTTGGACAGGAACCCGCTGGAGGACCTGATGAACAGCCGCTCCGTGCGCTACACGATGGTGAACGGGCGGCTGTACGACGCGGCCACGTTGAATGAAGTGGGCACGCGGCAGCGCCAGCGCGCGAAGTTCTTCTTCGAGAAGGACGGCAACGAGGGCTGGAGCCCGAAGGCCAGCGCGCATACGCACACGCATTCGTGTGACTGAGTGAGGCGTGGCGGGCTCCGGGGTGAGCCATCTCCCGGAGCCTCGCTGTAGATGCGAGCCAGCACGTGGATCGTGGTGGTCTGCTAGGAAGCAACGTTCCATGAGACCTCTGCTCCTGCCTCTGCTGGCGCTGGTGTCGAGCTGTTCGCGTCATCCAGGGGCACGTACAGCCCTGCCTCAAGAGGACCTGTCCGTCTCCTTCCCGGAGGCACTGGCTGGCCCGGCCACAGCCCGACAGTCAGAGGCGCAGCCGGCCGTGGTGGACGGCGAGACGCTGAGAGCCTTGTCGATTGCCGCCAACGACTTCCTCCCGATGGATGCGCGCGAGCGCTCGTGTTGGAACCGGCAGGAGTCCTATCGCTATCGCGTGCTCAAGCAGAGCGAGGTGTTCTTCGTGAGCATCTCCGCGGACCCCGAAGCTTGCAGACCAGAGCCACGGATGCTGGATGGGGGCGCGCGGTATGCCATCAGCATCGAGGGACGGATTCTGCGACGCCACTTCGATGGAGAACCCGAGGCGCCATCAAACCCTCCGCCTTCTCCTGATGCAGGAAGTCCCGTGTCATCGCCCGACGCGGACATTCCCGTGGGAGATACGACCTGGGGTGCGCCCACGGAGTCAGTGCCCTCCTCGTGGCTCGACGGAGGCACGCCGTCTCCCTCGTCCACGGATGGCGGCATGCCACGGTGAGCCTCGGTGCGGGAGATGCGTGGACCCGCACCGGTTTCATCCTCGAAGGTGAATCACTGGGACCCGGTGGACATGTCTTGGGACCGGGGTTCATTGTGATGCCCATCCGTGGACTGGGACGCTCCTGGTTGCAACACAGGATGCGTCACCATGCTGAGTCTGATGAAGCGGTTGGCTGGAACGTTCGCGCTGATGATGGCCGTGGGCTGCGGACCCATGGACCCGGTCGAGGAGACGGTGGCTCCCGAGCCGTCACCTCCCGCCGAGGCCCCGACTGTCGAGGCCATGGACCTCGATGACTTCCTCGTCTGCTCGGGGCCCATCTCGGAGGCGGGGCGAGAGT is a genomic window containing:
- a CDS encoding amidohydrolase family protein yields the protein MKRLTSALCALLLVPGALVAAQPAQTPPAARQDPTPPIPVKKDDAAREAGRAVEVDPNAPSDTESPKADKDKDAWKVDAPGFPAKQVSIDVSEGTWMNVDVSPSGDELVFDLLGDIYVLPLAGGEARALTSGVSWDMQPRFSPDGRSIAFTSDRGGGDNIWVMKRDGSDAKAVTQEKFRLLNSPAWSPDGQFIVARKHFTARRSLGAGEVWMYHRSGGEGVQLTERANEQKDLGEPAFSPDGRYVYFSQDVTPGRTFEYNKDPNGEIYAIQRLDVETKEIDPFVTGPGGSIRPTPSRDGKQLAFIRRVRTKTVLYVTDVASGAERPLYDGLDRDMQETWAIHGVYPTLAWTRDDKAIVFWAGGKLQRIDVATKQVTPIPFRVKGTRTIFEAVRSPRAVAPERFNTKMLRWVQVSPKGDRVVFQTLGKLYVKELPGGTPKRLTKQEDHLEFYPSFSRDGRSIVYTTWDDEKLGAIRVVSATGGEGKVVSTRPGYYVEPALSPDGKSLVYRASGDGYLMPGQWSRETGLFVQPVAGGTPRRLARDGEQPHFGVRSDRVYFLHVESKEKEDVRSLKSVGLDGSQERTHVTSAEATELKVSPDERWVAFRENFNAFITPFPKGAKAAVVGPDAKALPVAKVSRDAGEYLHWAGNSQGLHWALGPELFTRELKQAFTFVDGAPEKLPPVPEKGVDLSFLVKADVPEGTLALVGGRVITMKGDEVLEQGVVVVKGNRIVAVGPVGKVQVPAGAKVVDVKGKTLMPGLVDVHWHGAMGVDGLMPEQSWVQAASLAYGVTTLHDPSNSSEEVFAASELGRAGALVSPRIFSTGTILYGAAGVGYRAPIETLDDARSHLRRMKAMGAFSVKSYNQPRRDQRQKVLQAARELEMLVVPEGGSLLQHNLTMVVDGHTGVEHAIPVARIYADVKQLWGKSGTGYTPTLGVAYGGNWGENYWYQKTNVWEDPRLLSFVPRRVVDSRSRRRMMVPDDEMNHFDAARTARELNEAGVNVQLGAHGQREGLAAHWELSMFGQGGMKPLQALRAGTLGGARYLGMDGEIGSLEEGKLADLIVLDRNPLEDLMNSRSVRYTMVNGRLYDAATLNEVGTRQRQRAKFFFEKDGNEGWSPKASAHTHTHSCD